A window of Kyrpidia spormannii genomic DNA:
TTCGGTCTGACGAGGCTCGGTCCCGGGAAGAGGGGGGGACCGGCCTGGGACTGGCCATTGCCAAGGAGTTCGTCGAGGCTCACGGAGGCCGGATCGGTGTCGAATCCAAGCTAGGAAAAGGCACGACCTTTACCGTTCGCCTTCCTAAAGATTTAACGGTCAGCGATCGTACGTCTCCCCGCCCTGATGGCTTTCGTAGGGACCAACAGGACTGAGGAGGAATGAATTCCCAGAGGGGGCTGCTGCACGAAATCCCGGTAGCCCGGACACACTGTCAACGGGAGGTGAGGGATCCGTGACTGTGGCGTCTCAAGTAAAACAAACGTTAGCAGGTCTGAAATCGGCCCAGGCGTCCCTGGAGCAATTCGCCTTGCAAACGCAGGACAAAGCGGCCAAAAAAGCGTTTACCGACGCCGCCACCCAGACGCAGTCGATCATTAACACGCTACAAAGCCGGGTGACGCAGATGGAACAGCAGGAACCGGAGTACAAGGGGTTCTGATCGCAAAGGCGGGGAGTTCAGCGGGAACTCCACCCGGGTTCCCGCTGAACCGCCTCCGCGTAACCCCAGGGCCGGCGGGGAGGTGGGCTGTCGTGGACGGGGCGGTCAGCGCTTTCCTACGCTCCATTGTCATCTTTTTCATCCTGCTGCTGTTTACCAAGATCCTGG
This region includes:
- a CDS encoding DUF1657 domain-containing protein codes for the protein MTVASQVKQTLAGLKSAQASLEQFALQTQDKAAKKAFTDAATQTQSIINTLQSRVTQMEQQEPEYKGF